A part of Legionella sainthelensi genomic DNA contains:
- a CDS encoding NAD(P)H-flavin reductase, producing the protein MTEKIIKAQVEDISPLTDSIMSLILAPERYVDYQAGQYLQIVFDQDAFSYSIANAPLGSHKYELHIRHSLENPYTQRLFAHIKEHGFVNIRLPFGVCSIEHLDAQRPIIFIAGGTGFAPVKAMIEQLLATSDTRPFELFWGARLQSDLYLDEKVSSWNIHVSRFNYFSSVSDDNSKPLASLVLDRHPRDLNQWQIVISGPFDMVYSTRDALVNKGVSPEHLFSDAFSFEIKKM; encoded by the coding sequence ATGACGGAAAAAATCATCAAAGCACAGGTAGAAGACATTTCACCACTGACCGATAGTATTATGAGCTTGATTTTGGCTCCTGAACGATACGTTGATTATCAAGCTGGTCAATATCTGCAAATTGTTTTTGACCAAGATGCATTTAGCTATTCTATTGCTAATGCACCTTTAGGGTCACATAAATATGAGCTGCATATTCGACATAGCCTGGAAAACCCATACACACAACGCTTATTTGCACACATTAAAGAGCATGGATTTGTCAACATCCGTCTGCCTTTTGGTGTATGCTCCATTGAGCATTTAGACGCACAGCGCCCCATTATATTTATTGCTGGGGGAACGGGATTTGCCCCAGTAAAAGCGATGATAGAGCAGTTATTAGCGACTTCAGATACCCGACCTTTTGAGTTATTTTGGGGAGCACGCTTACAAAGTGATTTGTATCTGGATGAAAAGGTGAGTAGCTGGAATATTCATGTCAGTCGTTTTAATTATTTTTCCTCTGTTTCGGATGATAACAGTAAGCCCCTGGCTTCTTTGGTGTTAGACAGACATCCTCGTGATCTGAATCAATGGCAAATTGTGATTAGTGGTCCTTTTGACATGGTTTATAGCACAAGAGATGCATTAGTAAATAAGGGGGTTTCACCGGAGCATTTATTTTCAGATGCATTTAGTTTTGAAATTAAAAAGATGTAA
- a CDS encoding ankyrin repeat domain-containing protein: MHFFNEIQRKQHPQAGLIPEAVWSEIFNDNEFPNSLISWMSMPYDVLKKKLTSISDAEKNKAWIAIALSHPSLNNQQLLELGDLLGLCNSERLNLVVMLSNHTNHLELLTRYSQQEFNEIDSFSVVKNYSLRVQRVAKLGYLNTLEYLIETIEPKVTRSQLQELITYDSCAAFRGAAEGGHLDVLKFLEAKVSDKLHDMMEAQNYYAFRWAANQGHLAVLRYLESKMPEKLQDMIKAGAFCAFRFAASHGHLEVLKYLQEKAPDKMLKMLKRNNFIAFQLAAIKGHLPVVQYMLSYPSVFAYAEAHQEEWGQQCVWPFMSQQLTALYRQQQEVEANNLDAVFDVPAEEAKLLFYIARNLIRRNDAVLIDDLRFLLNLPSVKSLAHTEVTANQSNELLRLALSVGNQDAARVLLNIAAVRTLAEQRNYYREEQEGRLDLAALAADHESSMTALTQGEQTQLQAVIDRYQPLLHQTGVSQVMIDLRSTLQAHYEAHPALLNIKKEDQHEDLVLPMTWNDFAVLQLTPEQQEQALIAYYQNKAHTAWRYLSKPNPWMHEHASYVYINDDHSERWSTFEEHQSLISLLYLAALDKETPCIDDYTFATRVAHFIAELAHIGRAHNWDKSRRKNNGQLEQYDDLEGDRPSCYSGVKRRLFQSVLGHPLLKLVTEDVIKAELNEFLVTHFKKEIHPNNCIALKIAWDKGIDGEPLSEEETQKIQSLNVSGEQQQEFKRYLSNKYGSSFSSSLILLIDKAFELTSTINSHLFKHGGLMVDFFSKIEITEKQEVGLSQNPNRFFGGNVSESSNTKSPSLAMIAKRG; this comes from the coding sequence ATGCATTTTTTTAACGAAATCCAAAGAAAGCAACATCCTCAAGCCGGTTTAATTCCAGAGGCCGTATGGTCCGAAATTTTTAATGACAACGAATTTCCCAACAGTCTTATCTCTTGGATGAGTATGCCCTATGACGTGTTAAAGAAAAAACTAACTTCTATAAGCGATGCAGAAAAAAACAAGGCGTGGATAGCCATAGCACTGAGCCATCCTTCGTTAAATAATCAGCAGCTTCTTGAGTTAGGTGATTTATTGGGACTTTGCAATTCTGAACGTCTTAATCTTGTCGTGATGTTAAGTAATCATACGAATCATTTAGAGTTATTGACGCGATATTCTCAACAAGAATTCAATGAAATAGACAGTTTCAGTGTGGTTAAAAATTATTCTTTGCGAGTCCAACGGGTTGCCAAATTAGGGTATTTAAATACCTTGGAATACCTCATAGAGACGATCGAACCTAAAGTCACTCGGAGTCAATTGCAAGAGCTGATAACGTATGACTCATGTGCTGCTTTTCGAGGCGCAGCAGAGGGTGGGCATCTTGATGTTCTTAAGTTTCTGGAGGCGAAAGTATCCGATAAATTGCACGACATGATGGAAGCGCAGAATTACTATGCTTTTCGATGGGCAGCGAATCAAGGTCATCTTGCTGTGCTCCGATATCTAGAGTCTAAAATGCCTGAGAAACTACAAGACATGATTAAAGCGGGAGCCTTTTGTGCGTTTCGATTTGCGGCTTCTCATGGTCATCTGGAGGTTCTTAAATATTTGCAAGAAAAAGCACCTGATAAGATGCTTAAAATGCTTAAAAGAAATAATTTTATTGCTTTTCAATTAGCAGCAATAAAGGGCCATCTTCCCGTAGTTCAGTATATGTTAAGTTACCCTAGTGTATTTGCTTACGCTGAAGCGCACCAAGAGGAATGGGGGCAACAGTGTGTTTGGCCCTTTATGTCACAACAACTCACTGCTCTGTATAGGCAACAACAAGAAGTGGAAGCAAATAACTTAGATGCAGTCTTTGATGTGCCTGCTGAGGAAGCAAAACTCTTGTTTTATATAGCACGCAACCTGATCCGCAGAAACGATGCGGTCTTAATTGATGATTTACGCTTTTTGCTGAATCTACCTTCGGTCAAATCTTTAGCTCATACAGAGGTGACAGCTAACCAATCTAATGAGTTGTTACGTCTTGCTTTATCTGTAGGCAATCAAGATGCAGCGCGTGTATTGCTCAATATTGCTGCTGTACGTACCCTTGCTGAACAAAGAAATTATTACCGAGAGGAACAAGAAGGGCGTCTTGATTTAGCTGCTTTGGCAGCAGATCATGAATCTTCCATGACCGCCTTAACTCAAGGAGAGCAAACACAGTTACAAGCGGTAATCGACCGTTATCAGCCCTTGTTACATCAAACTGGAGTTTCTCAAGTGATGATCGATTTGCGCTCTACTTTGCAAGCGCATTATGAAGCTCATCCTGCTCTTCTCAACATTAAAAAAGAGGATCAGCATGAAGACTTAGTATTGCCTATGACTTGGAATGACTTTGCCGTACTGCAATTAACGCCAGAGCAACAAGAGCAAGCATTAATAGCGTACTACCAAAACAAAGCCCATACCGCCTGGCGTTATCTCTCCAAGCCCAATCCTTGGATGCATGAACATGCAAGTTATGTGTACATTAACGACGATCATAGTGAGCGGTGGTCTACGTTTGAAGAACATCAATCGCTTATCAGTCTTTTGTATCTCGCAGCGCTTGATAAGGAGACCCCCTGTATTGATGATTATACTTTTGCTACGCGTGTTGCGCATTTTATCGCAGAGTTGGCTCATATAGGACGTGCGCATAATTGGGATAAAAGCAGACGTAAAAATAACGGCCAACTCGAACAATATGATGATCTTGAAGGTGATCGTCCCAGTTGTTATTCAGGTGTTAAGCGCAGGCTTTTTCAATCCGTACTTGGTCATCCCTTATTAAAACTCGTTACAGAAGATGTCATTAAAGCGGAGCTTAATGAGTTTTTGGTGACCCATTTCAAAAAAGAAATCCATCCAAACAATTGTATTGCTCTTAAAATAGCCTGGGATAAAGGCATTGACGGGGAGCCATTGAGTGAAGAAGAGACCCAGAAAATACAAAGTCTCAATGTCAGTGGGGAACAACAGCAAGAATTTAAAAGGTACTTATCAAACAAATATGGCTCTTCTTTTTCATCTAGCCTCATTCTTCTCATCGATAAGGCTTTTGAGTTAACCTCAACGATAAACTCCCATTTGTTTAAACATGGGGGCTTAATGGTAGATTTTTTCTCAAAAATTGAAATCACGGAAAAACAAGAAGTCGGGTTGTCCCAAAATCCTAATCGATTTTTTGGGGGTAATGTTTCCGAGTCATCAAACACTAAATCACCCTCTTTAGCAATGATAGCAAAAAGAGGATAG
- the greB gene encoding transcription elongation factor GreB — protein MSKAFTKEGTEYTKPKRPERELPRIKNYMTPNGFAMLQTELRNLVSNERPEIVKVVSWAASNGDRSENGDYIYGKKRLREIDRRIRYLTKRLESAQIVDPKLQVGLTQVFFGATVQYINEQGESHCVKIVGLDEADINAGKISWVSPLAKTLLKARVGDSRILRVGDEECNLTVTDISYII, from the coding sequence GTGAGTAAGGCTTTTACTAAAGAAGGTACTGAGTATACCAAACCCAAGCGTCCAGAAAGAGAGTTGCCACGTATCAAAAATTATATGACCCCCAATGGCTTTGCAATGCTGCAAACTGAATTACGCAATTTAGTCAGTAATGAGAGACCGGAAATTGTGAAAGTTGTAAGTTGGGCAGCGAGTAATGGAGACCGCTCGGAAAATGGAGATTATATTTATGGAAAAAAACGTTTACGTGAAATTGATAGACGCATTCGCTATTTGACGAAACGATTAGAAAGCGCACAAATAGTTGATCCTAAACTTCAAGTCGGTCTTACCCAAGTGTTTTTTGGAGCCACTGTCCAATACATCAATGAACAAGGTGAATCTCATTGTGTCAAAATAGTAGGTCTGGATGAAGCAGATATTAATGCAGGGAAAATAAGCTGGGTTTCACCCTTGGCGAAAACATTATTGAAGGCTCGAGTTGGCGATAGCAGAATCTTACGGGTTGGTGATGAAGAATGTAATTTAACGGTGACGGATATTTCTTACATCATCTAA